A genome region from Magnolia sinica isolate HGM2019 chromosome 8, MsV1, whole genome shotgun sequence includes the following:
- the LOC131254293 gene encoding uncharacterized protein LOC131254293: MTFPSSRAKPIPAAAMTFPVEAVPAVAPVEATPITAPAPAPGVQAPEALVGVEPIIISTLSLEEQTPEVPPSVLAGPPGVGREVVEETPDAEVPAQSVAYRAAAKVELLTGRTDTLIGYIATPEAATQASVASGVRGASEPTPETLPPGYHMTLLNPWAVKHVPESKIADTLS; encoded by the coding sequence ATGACCTTCCCTTCTTCCAGGGCTAAACCTATTCCAGCTGCAGCCATGACCTTCCCAGTCGAAGCCGTGCCTGCCGTGGCCCCAGTTGAAGCCACACCTATCACAGCCCCGGCCCCTGCTCCCGGAGTCCAGGCTCCCGAGGCCCTCGTCGGAGTTGAGCCTATCATCATCTCGACGCTGTCTCTAGAGGAACAAACCCCCGAGGTTCCACCCTCAGTCCTTGCAGGTCCCCCTGGGGTAGGGAGAGAGGTGGTCGAGGAGACTCCTGATGCTGAAGTCCCCGCACAATCCGTAGCCTACCGCGCTGCTGCTAAGGTTGAGCTCTTAACCGGCCGAACCGACACCCTAATCGGATATATTGCCACGCCCGAGGCAGCTACTCAAGCTTCTGTGGCCAGTGGGGTCAGAGGAGCTTCCGAGCCCACTCCAGAGACTCTGCCTCCTGGTTACCACATGACTTTGCTGAACCCTTGGGCGGTCAAGCATGTACCAGAGTCGAAGATAGCCGACACGCTCTCTTGA